The DNA sequence GTGGTGGGTACAGCCACGGTATCGCGTCCCGCCAACATAAACTGAAGGATCGCCATCTGAGCGGTGGCATCCTGCATGGCGACCCGGTCCGGATAAAAATAGATATCCGCTTCGCCGCGTTTATCCAATGGTGTATTCTCGAAGTCGGCCATGTGTGAGAATAAAATTTTCTCAGCAAGTGTGATTGAACGTCCCAACCGTTCACGGGCAGATTTGTGCACCGCATCCAGCGAACTGTATAGTTTTTCAATGGGTTCTAAATCGATAAGCATTGCATCGACTCCTTTAGTATTATTTTATCAATGTCATCACAGAAAAATTCATCGTTTAATTTACGGCATCCGGACTCAATCCGAAAGGAGCAGTTCGGGGATAATGAGATCTCATTTCATATCTGAAAAAATAATCACACCCCAGACCACAAAGGACCGACCTCACCCCAAACCCCTCTCCTTATTAAGGAGCCTGTCCCGAGTGGTCGGGAAGGGGCCGAGGGTGAGATTGGTATTAATTCTCCATTAACAATGTCCGGCGTTTATGATAAATTATCAAAATTTGACGGTTTTTAATGGAAGCCCGAAAGGTGGAACCACAATAAACAGTTTTGATCCATACACAAGTATCGACAAATATATAACACCTCCGAATGCGGGGAAGCCCATATCGAGGCTCCTGCCGGGAGCCAGTTTTTATTCCAAACTACTCTGGGTAGTGATTAAAAGCGGACTAAGGGCGAAATATGGTACGTATTCGGGTACAGACTGGGTGAATAACAGTGCGGAAGTATTCCGGTATCTCGAATCATCCGGCATACAATATCAACTGGAAGGGTTGAATAATATTTCGGCTACTGATGACCCGGTGGTGTTCATCGGTAACCATATGAGCACGCTGGAGACCATGGTACTCCCGTGTCTGATACAGCCACGTAAGGAGACGACATTTGTAGTGAAGCAAGAGTTACTGGAGTATCCGTTTTTTAAGCACGTGCTTGGCGCCAGGGAACCGCTGGAGGTTGGGAGAGAAAAGCCCAGAGAAGATCTGAGAATTGTACTCCGCCAGGGGAAACAGAAACTTACCGATGGAAGATCCGTCATCATTTTTCCACAGCGGACCCGGAGTAGCCATTTTAAGCCGAAGGAGTTTAATTCACTGGGAGTGAAACTGGCGGAGCGAAGCGGTGTGCCGTTTATCCCGGTAGCGCTGGTTACGGATGCCTGGGGTAATGGGAAACTGCTCAAAGATGTCGGGAAAATCCAGCCGCAGAAGACGGTGCATTTCGCATTTGGCGAGCCAAGAGCGGTCTCTGGAAACACAACGGAATCACATCGGGAAGTTTTGGAATTTATTCGAAACAAACTGAACGAATGGGGCAGGGAGGATTGCCTGCCCTCAGACTGATAAGGCATCACCTTGAGACTGTCGTCCCGGAATGGATAAGGGTAAACTCTACTGCAGGTCGCTTCGGAGACGCCTATTTTTCTTTAAATTCGTAAAATAAGCAGGTCAACATATCTTTCGACTGAAAGGAGTAAAAAATTGTCCGTGAAATCCAGCGATACGGTTAAGAAGCAGAAGATAGACGCCGGCCAGGGCACTACGAAACAGGTGTTAATCGATGGTGACGAAGCACCCAATTTCGCATTGCGCCGGTTTGAGATTGAACCGGGTGGCGGGATGCCATTGCATACCAATAAAGTTGAACATGAGCAGTATGTGTTAGGCGGGAAGGCGCACATCCGCATTGGTGACAGAGAATATGACGTGGGCAAGGACGACGTGATCTACATCCCCGCCGGAGTACCGCATTCGTACGATTCCACCGGCGACGAGCCGTTCGTGTTCCTCTGTGTGGTACCGAACAAAGAAGACCGCATCGAAATCGTAGAAGCGGACGATTGAGTAAATTTTCCCGTTTTTTCTCCGGGAAAATCTTGTATATTTGAATTCGAAACAGATATGCGCCCTTGGCTCAGCTGGATAGAGCGTCGGATTCCGGTTCCGAAGGTCACAGGTTCGAATCCTGTAGGGCGTACTCAGGTCAAATGAAACCCTTGCTATACAAGTGATAGCAAGGGTTTTTTATTTTTGGTACAGCTATAGGTACAACAAAATGGCGTTTTCCACCTTTATTTGGTCCTTTTTTACCTTTTATAAAAAATCTCAATGATATAAGCACCAAATATAATTTAAAATTTATTTAACTAGAAGAATTGCTATAGTAAAAGAAACTGAATGATGTATAATTTTATATAATCCTAGTGTTACACAATTGCGATATACGTCATTGTGTGAACAATGTAGACTTTACTTATTTTTCCCATATGCATTTGTATAACAAGGCCTATCGATCCCGTCATATAGTCTAATTGACAAGAATCTGGATTGGTACTCTAAATACCAAATTGCCTAAACTGAAATATCCCTTTAATCGCACACACTCACAGGATATTGTTGAATGTGTATATAGAATTGGTTGGAGCGGTAAAACGAAACTAATGTTTTTTTCATAAAGTACTACAAGGGTGTATGATGGAAGATGGGGCACACCCACCCAGCCAAGCGGGCCACCCCCGTTAATATATAGTATATGTTCGATCTACAAAAATTAGAAAAAGGAGCTTCAGGTAGTTGCAAATTCTCATTTTTACATTGCATGTTGATTCTTTTAAATAAATATTTATTGAAGGAAAAATTTTGTAGCCCCAATTTCAAGTTAATTTAAACTGTTTTTGAGTTATAATGCTAAATGGTTGAAATACGTTTTATATGGTTGTATAAAATTGAAATAATAGATTACATAACCCTCCGGAGAAGTAATGAGAATTAAAATATATCCGTTATCTCGCTTCATTTTCCTTCTACTGCTAATTTCTACAATATCCAGTTGTGACAGTTTAGATTTTCTTACAGACAGTAAAAAAAGTGATGAACCTGATAATACTATCACTATTCAGGGAGTGATTATTGATAAAAGCACAGAGGATAGTCTTCCCGATGCAGTTATAAGGATTATATCACCTAAACCGGAAATAAATACCCAGAGTGATTCTGCCGGACATTTCACACTCTCAGTTGAAATCGATTCTACTGTTACTCTAACGCTTATGTTTTATAAGGAAGGCTATCAAAGTGATACTACTTCTGTTTTAGCCATACCCGGTCGTGATGTTGAGTTGCCTGATGTTCAATTAAGTCCGGATCGTGAATCAAAAACAACAATCTCAGGTAAGGTTCTTTTATATACAGATCAAAGCCCAGTTCAAAATGCCACGGTAAGAATTTTTTCACCGTTACCACAGCAAACGACAACTACCGGGATAGCAGGAGAATATGGATTCACCGTTGAAATTGACTCTTTAACAGAATATACCTTAATTGCTACCAAAAATGAGATGGAGCCTGATACAGTGAGTTTCACGGTGACACCTCATTCAGACAATGAAGCTCCAACGTTAATAATAAGAGCAGAAGAGAGTCAGACTGTTCCGGCCAGTATAGTTCTCAGCTCGTTATCAGAAACAACTATTTCTGTTCAATCTACTGGAACTACAGAAATTGCCTCAATTACATTTGAAGTCCAAGATTCTCTCGAAAATCCTGTAAAATTAAAGGATTCAATAGCAATCCAATTTACATTGGGTGCTTCTCCACAAGGCGGAGAAATACTTTACCCGCAATCTACCATAGCAGATGACGACGGTTTGGTAACAACACGATTATTCAGCGGGACAAAAGCCGGAGTTGTTCAGGTTGTGGCTCAATATGTTGGAAACGGGAAAACCATTCGTTCCCAACCTGTGCCGCTAACAATTCAAGGCGGTTTACCAGATTCAAACCATTTTCATGTTGTGTCGGAACAATTGAATTATGCTTTACCGGAAGTTGGCGAATCTATTTCTATTACTGCACTTGCGGGAGATAAATATGGAAACATTGTTCCACCAGAAACAGCAATATATTTTACTACAGACGGTGGTATTATAGAAGGGCAAGGGATAACTGGTGATAACGGCCAAACAACGGTATCCCTCTACTACACAAAACCGTTTCCAGTCCACCCTGTTTTCGGTGAAGGATACACAACGATTACAGCCCAAACTGCTGATGAAAATAATAATACGATCGAGGCACATACTATAGTTCTATTCTCCGGCAAACCAATCATCTCAGAAGTTACACCAGATACATTCCATCTAGCTAAAAACGGGAGTCAGAATTTTAGTTACTCTGTGAGTGATACCAACATGAATCCCCTTGCCGAGACTACTACTATTGCAGTGACAGCTGATCCGGACAATCTTGAGCTAATCGGTGATGTCGATGTAACGTTATCTGATACTCAGGAGCGTGGTGCTGGAACAACTAATTTTAATTTTGTCATATCGAATCCTGATACCTCCTCTACTTCGCAGACCAAGCAAGGGGTAGTTACTATATCCGTTGATGGGCCAAACGGATCCACTGAGCAAAAAATTTATGGTTCTTTTGAATAGGGTTGTTTTGTCTTTAATGTCTTGTGATGTTCTTTTTTTTTGTAGATTTGTGATATTTATAATGAGCAGACTTCCATCCGATTTTATACTGAGAGAATAAAAAAAATAAGGGGGTACCAACCCATGTTTTGGGGCGCCCTTGTCTTTTAGTATATATCTCCGATTTACAAATCGGTAGAAAATACCTGCTTCAGGTGGTTGCACCAATTCTCTATTGCAAATATGCTTAAGTAATGGGACCTTAAAGTATCGCTTAACTCCTTTTGTATTGTCCTGATTACTTGTTGGATTGGCTTGGTTATATTTGCATCGCACCAGAAATAGTGTTTTTTGAGGGTACAGAATGGTAGGAGGCCAATTCATTCATTAGAGTTGGCTTCCTACCAAAATAATTGGTAAACACCAGAGGTTGCCATGAAAAAAATTAACCTATTGCTTCTGCTCACTTTTGGGATAGTACTTTTTAATAATTTGTATTCACAGGAAACACATTTTCGTGCAGCCCATTGGGGTATGAAAAAAGATGATGTTTTCCGCTCTGAGGATGCAAAATATGATGATCAATTTATGTTCCAAAATATGAAATATAGGATTTTGGATACATACACTTTTAATGGTTGGTTGTTAGTGAATTACGTTAGTATTTATTATTATTTTTTTAATGATAGGCTAGTAAAAGGAGGATATTCCACAGATGCAACGAGCAGTTTCAAATCTGTTAAGGACACCTATAATTCTTTCAGTGAAAGCCTAACTCAAAAATACGGTGAACCATTCCCTCAAGATCCATTATTGTTTTCAGATGAACAGAATGGCGTAGCATACAAACAATATTGGGAAACACCGGCTTCATTAATTACCCTTGAATTAATCAATGCCCAATTAATGATGGAGGAACCAGAACCCACAGATTCCTTAATGTGGAAAAATTACAATAAACCTTATTATGTTACATTATTTTATCGGAGCGCGGATTGGGTTAAAGAAAAAAATGAATTATGGCAAAGGGAGAAAGAAAAAGAAATGGAGGCAAAATTTTAGGAAAAATCTTTGTCAATCGTTTTCATATAACGTAATCACAGCGCCAAGGAGTACGCCTAAAATAAAATCCTTCCAGTTCATAATTTCCTTCCCTTTTGTAAGACTATTTAGAAATGCCTATGGACAATATGAAGATTTGTTGTATATGCCAGTATATCTTATCAATAGTTTAAATCAAATATTTTTTCTAAGGCGTTATGTTAATCGGTTAATAGGGTAGGAGAGTATTTTAGAGAGAGTAAATATATCATAGGAAGTTGTCTCCGGTTGCTACAAGGTTACAAAAGTGGTCGGGCTTTAAAAATTCTCTAATTTCATCCATTAGTGCGAAATGTGAATTTGTAGCTGAGTTGATCTATCGCTGTATTTATTAATTTTTCGATACATATTACGCCTGAAAAACCAAGACATTTCTGAGAGGCGTAACAAACCCTGTAAAAACAAATTAATTGTATTCTGACGACTCAAATTAGTGCTCTGGGTAATTTCAGACTGTATCCTTCGGAGGGTCATGCGTCCGAAAGGGATAAAGAGGGCACCTTAAATCCGCACAGTGGCGCACTTCGTTTGCGTTAAATCCCATACATTCCTTGCAGAAATTGAGAATAGCCGTCTTGCGTGTCAATTCTATTATTTTTGTTTTTCCGTTCCTGGACCGAATCTTATGATTTATAGCCATGCGATTATCCTCCTTAGTTCATTGGTGATTTTCTTGGTAATTTTTTACTGGGAATCCGTCCGTGGCTTCCTCTGGAGTCACCGGCCGACCCAGAAATGATTCCAAGCGGTCAATTAGTCGTGACAATTCC is a window from the Candidatus Neomarinimicrobiota bacterium genome containing:
- a CDS encoding 1-acyl-sn-glycerol-3-phosphate acyltransferase, whose amino-acid sequence is MINYQNLTVFNGSPKGGTTINSFDPYTSIDKYITPPNAGKPISRLLPGASFYSKLLWVVIKSGLRAKYGTYSGTDWVNNSAEVFRYLESSGIQYQLEGLNNISATDDPVVFIGNHMSTLETMVLPCLIQPRKETTFVVKQELLEYPFFKHVLGAREPLEVGREKPREDLRIVLRQGKQKLTDGRSVIIFPQRTRSSHFKPKEFNSLGVKLAERSGVPFIPVALVTDAWGNGKLLKDVGKIQPQKTVHFAFGEPRAVSGNTTESHREVLEFIRNKLNEWGREDCLPSD
- a CDS encoding cupin domain-containing protein, with translation MSRSTYLSTERSKKLSVKSSDTVKKQKIDAGQGTTKQVLIDGDEAPNFALRRFEIEPGGGMPLHTNKVEHEQYVLGGKAHIRIGDREYDVGKDDVIYIPAGVPHSYDSTGDEPFVFLCVVPNKEDRIEIVEADD